One window from the genome of Synechococcus sp. PROS-7-1 encodes:
- the uvrA gene encoding excinuclease ABC subunit UvrA, with product MGRPAPKSKAPSGSKPVNLSGGTLEDVIRVRGARQHNLKNVDVTIPRNKMVVFTGVSGSGKSSLAFDTIFAEGQRRYVESLSAYARQFLGQVDKPDVDAIEGLSPAISIDQKSTSHNPRSTVGTVTEIQDYLRLLFGRAGEPHCPQCDRAIRPQTIDEMVDQILTLPEGTRYQLLTPLVRGKKGTHSKLISGLAAEGFARVRIDGEVRELADNIELDKNHQHSIEVVVDRLVARDGIQERLTDSLRTALKRGDGLAIVEVVPKKDEELPEGVDRERLYSENFACPEHGAVMEELSPRLFSFNSPYGACDACHGIGHLRKFTAERVIPDPALPVYAAVAPWAEKDNSYYFSLLYSVGEAFGFEIKTPWKDLTEEQQDVLLNGSRDPILIQADSRYRKGKGGYERPFEGILPILERQLRDASGEAMRQKLEKYLELVPCASCAGQRLRPEALSVRVGPFRITELTAVSVGQTLERIERLMGVGAFEASEPLLTDRQIQIGDLVLREIRMRLRFLLDVGLDYLSLDRPAMTLSGGEAQRIRLATQIGAGLTGVLYVLDEPSIGLHQRDNDRLLATLERLRDLGNTLVVVEHDEDTIRAADHLVDIGPGAGVHGGHIVAEGSLEDLLAAEDSLTGAYLSGRRSIPTPSERRSVGTRSLKLLNCARNNLTDLSVEFPLGRLVSVTGVSGSGKSTLVNELLHPALEHGLGHKVPFPNGLGELRGIKSIDKVIVIDQSPIGRTPRSNPATYTGAFDPIRQVFAATVEAKARGYQVGQFSFNVKGGRCEACRGQGVNVIEMNFLPDVYVQCDVCKGARFNRETLQVTYKGFTIADVLQMTVEQAADVFSAIPQAADRLRTLVDVGLGYVKLGQPAPTLSGGEAQRVKLATELSKRATGKTLYLIDEPTTGLSFYDVHKLMDVMQRLVDKGNSIICIEHNLDVIRCSDWLIDLGPEGGDKGGQIVACGTPEEVAQHPTSHTGRYLAKVLEQHPPESDVPLAA from the coding sequence ATGGGGCGTCCTGCTCCCAAATCGAAGGCCCCGTCGGGTTCTAAGCCCGTCAACCTCAGTGGTGGAACCCTTGAGGATGTGATTCGGGTGCGTGGTGCCCGTCAGCACAACCTCAAGAATGTCGACGTCACCATCCCTCGCAACAAGATGGTGGTGTTCACCGGTGTGAGTGGCAGCGGCAAGAGTTCCCTCGCTTTCGACACGATCTTTGCGGAGGGTCAGCGCCGCTACGTCGAGAGTCTCTCGGCCTACGCGCGTCAGTTTCTGGGTCAGGTGGACAAGCCGGATGTGGATGCCATCGAGGGCCTTTCACCGGCAATCTCGATTGATCAGAAATCCACGAGCCACAATCCCCGCTCCACCGTGGGAACGGTCACAGAAATCCAGGACTACCTCCGACTTCTCTTCGGCCGGGCTGGTGAACCTCACTGTCCGCAATGTGATCGGGCGATCCGGCCCCAGACCATCGATGAGATGGTTGATCAGATCCTGACGCTTCCCGAAGGCACCCGCTACCAGCTGCTGACGCCGCTGGTTCGAGGCAAAAAGGGCACTCACAGCAAGCTGATCAGTGGCCTTGCGGCTGAAGGATTCGCGCGCGTGCGCATCGATGGAGAAGTGCGGGAGCTTGCCGACAACATTGAGCTCGACAAGAACCACCAGCACAGCATTGAGGTGGTTGTGGATCGCCTGGTGGCCCGCGACGGCATTCAGGAGCGACTCACGGATTCCCTAAGGACAGCCCTGAAGCGCGGCGATGGTCTGGCCATCGTTGAGGTGGTTCCAAAGAAGGACGAGGAGCTTCCCGAAGGAGTGGATCGGGAGCGTCTCTACTCCGAAAACTTTGCGTGTCCTGAGCATGGGGCCGTGATGGAAGAACTGTCGCCGCGACTGTTTTCTTTCAACAGTCCTTATGGAGCCTGTGACGCCTGTCATGGCATTGGACATCTGCGCAAGTTCACCGCAGAGCGGGTGATTCCTGATCCAGCGTTGCCCGTGTATGCGGCCGTTGCGCCCTGGGCGGAAAAAGACAACTCCTATTACTTTTCCCTGCTCTATTCCGTGGGTGAGGCTTTTGGGTTTGAGATTAAAACGCCCTGGAAGGATCTCACTGAGGAGCAGCAGGACGTTTTGCTCAATGGAAGTCGGGATCCGATTCTGATTCAGGCCGATAGTCGCTACCGCAAAGGTAAAGGTGGTTACGAGCGGCCTTTTGAAGGCATCCTGCCGATCCTGGAGCGTCAGTTAAGGGACGCCAGCGGTGAGGCCATGCGTCAGAAGCTGGAGAAATATCTGGAGCTGGTGCCTTGTGCCAGCTGTGCCGGTCAACGGTTGCGGCCTGAAGCTTTGTCTGTGCGGGTCGGTCCGTTTCGGATCACGGAACTCACCGCCGTCAGCGTTGGTCAGACCCTGGAACGCATTGAGCGTTTGATGGGCGTGGGGGCCTTCGAAGCCAGTGAACCGTTGCTCACGGATCGCCAGATTCAGATCGGTGACCTGGTGCTGCGCGAGATCCGCATGCGTCTGCGTTTTCTGCTCGACGTGGGCCTGGATTACCTCAGTCTCGATCGGCCAGCGATGACCCTCTCCGGTGGAGAAGCCCAGCGCATCCGTCTCGCCACCCAGATCGGTGCTGGACTCACCGGTGTTCTCTACGTGCTCGATGAACCGAGCATTGGTCTTCACCAGCGCGACAATGATCGGTTGCTGGCCACCCTCGAGCGCCTTCGTGATCTCGGAAACACCCTGGTGGTGGTGGAGCACGACGAAGACACCATTCGTGCCGCCGATCACCTGGTGGATATCGGGCCGGGTGCCGGCGTCCACGGTGGTCACATCGTGGCCGAGGGTTCTCTCGAGGATCTTCTGGCCGCCGAGGACTCGCTAACCGGTGCTTATCTCAGCGGTCGTCGCAGCATTCCCACGCCCTCAGAGCGGCGTTCGGTTGGAACCCGCAGCCTCAAGCTTCTCAACTGTGCTCGCAACAATCTCACCGATCTGAGTGTTGAATTTCCGCTAGGCCGCTTGGTGTCGGTCACCGGGGTCAGCGGTAGTGGCAAAAGCACCTTGGTGAATGAACTGCTGCATCCCGCTCTGGAGCATGGTCTCGGTCACAAGGTGCCCTTTCCGAATGGCCTTGGTGAACTCAGGGGCATCAAATCGATCGACAAGGTGATCGTGATTGATCAGTCACCGATCGGCCGCACCCCCCGCTCCAATCCGGCCACCTACACCGGAGCTTTCGATCCAATCCGTCAGGTGTTTGCTGCCACGGTCGAGGCCAAGGCTCGCGGCTACCAGGTCGGTCAATTCAGCTTCAACGTGAAGGGAGGGCGCTGTGAGGCCTGCCGAGGCCAGGGGGTGAATGTGATTGAGATGAATTTCCTCCCGGATGTGTATGTGCAGTGTGATGTTTGCAAGGGAGCTCGCTTCAACCGTGAGACCCTTCAGGTCACCTACAAAGGCTTCACGATTGCTGATGTTCTGCAGATGACTGTGGAACAGGCAGCGGATGTGTTTTCCGCTATCCCACAAGCGGCGGATCGCCTGCGCACGCTTGTGGATGTTGGCCTCGGTTACGTGAAGTTGGGTCAGCCTGCACCCACCTTGTCTGGGGGTGAAGCTCAGCGGGTGAAGTTGGCGACTGAGCTGTCCAAACGGGCCACGGGCAAGACCCTCTATTTGATTGATGAGCCCACCACAGGCCTCAGCTTCTATGACGTGCACAAGCTGATGGATGTGATGCAGCGTTTGGTGGATAAGGGCAATTCCATCATCTGCATCGAACACAATCTTGATGTGATCCGCTGTTCCGATTGGTTAATCGATCTCGGGCCGGAAGGTGGTGACAAAGGGGGACAGATTGTGGCCTGCGGAACTCCTGAAGAGGTGGCCCAGCATCCAACCAGTCACACGGGTCGCTATCTGGCCAAGGTTCTCGAGCAACATCCACCTGAATCGGATGTTCCTCTCGCTGCCTGA
- the recN gene encoding DNA repair protein RecN, with translation MLTGLRLQNIALIDSLDLAFDQGFSVLTGETGAGKSILLDALDAVLGGMQASAASRLLRNGCDRALIEASFRVGDSGQRWLERHQLDDGESELVVTREWRRQDDRLSSRSRLNGVVVNRQQLLELRPLLIDLTVQGQTQQLARPGQQRRWLDRLGGAQLESELVDVRRNWLNWQRCIDALNRAESDRLQLEQQRDELEALLMELEQAALDDPEEIAQLELEQDRLVHGVRLLEGVSVLIGRLQDGADQAPSVLDHLLACTHELQSMQAMDSSLQPWTERCLDLEAGVQDLIRSLERYGMSLDSDPERLAVLQDRMSLLKRLERRHGQDLAALIQQRDALRERQEAGGSDGLLRRLQEQELAARVERDHSNASLTRLRQAAAQKLQTDLMAYLRPMGLANVRFEVKIESVDPGEFGADAVCFLFSANPGQPMAPLAEVASGGEMSRFLLALKTSLAMVDGSSTLLFDEIDTGVSGRVSGAMADLLRTLSRHRQVFCVTHQPLVAAVADHHFRVSKDVSAGITRSRVSHLRDTQERQRELAELAGGDREEAQAYAASLLDQSVA, from the coding sequence GTGCTCACCGGTTTGCGACTCCAAAACATCGCATTGATCGACAGCCTGGATCTGGCGTTTGATCAAGGTTTTTCCGTGCTGACCGGCGAGACCGGTGCTGGCAAATCCATCCTTCTCGATGCCCTCGATGCTGTGCTTGGCGGCATGCAGGCGTCTGCCGCATCGCGTCTGCTGCGCAACGGTTGTGATCGGGCTCTGATTGAAGCCAGTTTCCGGGTCGGAGACAGTGGGCAGCGCTGGTTGGAGCGCCATCAGCTCGATGATGGAGAGTCTGAGCTGGTGGTTACGCGCGAGTGGCGACGGCAGGATGATCGTCTCAGCAGTCGATCCCGTCTGAATGGGGTGGTTGTCAACCGGCAGCAGTTGCTCGAGTTGCGCCCTCTGTTGATCGATCTCACAGTGCAAGGCCAGACCCAGCAGCTGGCGCGACCAGGTCAGCAGCGTCGCTGGTTGGATCGTCTCGGTGGTGCGCAGCTGGAGTCGGAGCTCGTTGACGTGCGACGCAACTGGCTGAACTGGCAGCGTTGTATCGATGCGCTTAATCGGGCCGAATCGGACCGTCTCCAACTGGAACAGCAACGCGATGAGCTCGAGGCGTTGCTCATGGAGCTTGAACAGGCTGCCCTCGACGACCCAGAAGAAATAGCCCAGCTGGAGTTGGAGCAGGACCGCCTGGTGCATGGCGTGCGCTTGCTGGAGGGGGTCTCCGTTTTGATCGGTCGTTTGCAAGATGGAGCTGATCAGGCTCCATCGGTTCTTGATCATCTTCTTGCCTGCACTCACGAATTGCAGTCGATGCAGGCCATGGACAGCTCCCTGCAACCCTGGACGGAACGCTGTCTCGATCTTGAAGCTGGTGTTCAGGATCTGATTCGGTCGTTAGAGCGTTACGGCATGTCTTTGGACAGTGATCCCGAACGTCTGGCGGTCCTCCAGGATCGGATGTCGCTGCTCAAGCGACTTGAACGTCGCCACGGTCAGGATCTGGCTGCTCTGATTCAGCAGCGTGACGCGTTGCGTGAACGCCAGGAAGCTGGAGGTTCGGATGGGCTCCTGCGCCGTTTGCAGGAGCAGGAGCTGGCAGCTCGTGTGGAACGCGATCACAGCAACGCGTCTTTGACGCGTTTACGTCAGGCCGCGGCCCAAAAGCTCCAGACCGATCTCATGGCCTACTTGCGTCCGATGGGTCTGGCGAATGTGCGGTTTGAAGTGAAGATCGAGTCTGTCGACCCTGGGGAATTCGGCGCCGACGCTGTTTGTTTTCTGTTTTCAGCCAACCCCGGTCAACCGATGGCGCCACTGGCTGAGGTGGCTTCTGGGGGTGAGATGTCTCGTTTCCTGTTAGCTCTCAAAACATCACTGGCCATGGTCGATGGATCGAGCACCCTCCTCTTCGATGAGATCGACACCGGTGTGAGCGGCAGGGTCAGTGGTGCCATGGCCGATCTTCTGCGCACTCTTTCACGCCATCGCCAGGTGTTCTGTGTGACCCATCAACCGCTTGTGGCTGCGGTTGCCGATCATCACTTCCGCGTCAGTAAGGACGTCTCTGCAGGAATCACCCGCTCGCGAGTGTCCCACCTGCGGGACACTCAGGAGCGCCAGCGGGAACTGGCGGAACTTGCTGGCGGTGACCGTGAAGAGGCTCAGGCTTATGCGGCCAGCCTTCTGGATCAAAGCGTGGCCTGA
- a CDS encoding AarF/ABC1/UbiB kinase family protein translates to MAPQELGDFIEASGLLTYDPAAITRIYAGHPQRLLRRLWQTLVPIGLFLLGVGTDKVLGLLSDQKRARARAKEFANLLVDLGPAFIKAGQALSTRPDIVPPVLLEELAQLQDQLPGFDSALAMACIEEDLGAPVDDIYEFLEREPISAASLGQVHRGVLKNGQRVAVKVQRPGLREQITLDLYIVRNIAAWLNTNIGVIRSDLVALIDELGRRVFEEMDYLNEASNAERFSELHRHNPRIAVPLIFNEATSRRVLTMEWIDGVKLTNLEAVRKLGIDPDDMVEVGVSCSLQQLLEHGFFHADPHPGNLLALEDGRLCYLDFGMMSEVTRESRTGLIQAVVHLVNRNFGKLSKDFVNLGFLAEDVNLEPIVPAFETVFSQALEAGVSRMDFKAVTDDLSGVMYKFPFRVPPYYALIIRSLVTLEGIALSVDPDFKILGAAYPYFARRLMEDPDPQLRLSLREMLFDGDIFRWTRLENLVASAASQDQLDLDALLDQVLDFLFSANGGMLRRQLVDAIADRLDALSWMTLQRIGRRLPRPLQPPLLLEASDSFDQSTYLDLEPVRQLIAVLQQLPGFSPDLVFSRLPRLIREPDARRMGLDLAQGLAERGVVRLVKAAAGVSP, encoded by the coding sequence GTGGCCCCACAGGAACTTGGCGATTTCATCGAAGCCTCGGGTCTGCTCACCTACGACCCTGCAGCGATCACACGGATCTACGCCGGCCACCCGCAACGCCTATTGAGGCGTCTTTGGCAGACCTTGGTGCCCATCGGCCTGTTTCTGCTGGGCGTCGGCACCGACAAAGTGCTCGGGCTTCTGAGCGATCAAAAGCGTGCGCGCGCTCGAGCCAAAGAATTCGCAAACCTCTTGGTCGATCTCGGCCCGGCGTTCATCAAAGCGGGACAGGCGTTGTCCACCCGTCCAGACATCGTCCCTCCAGTGCTGCTTGAGGAATTGGCCCAGCTGCAGGATCAGCTCCCGGGTTTCGATAGCGCCTTAGCCATGGCCTGCATCGAGGAGGATCTCGGCGCTCCCGTGGATGACATCTATGAATTCCTCGAACGGGAGCCGATTTCCGCAGCGTCACTCGGACAGGTGCATCGCGGAGTCCTGAAAAACGGCCAACGGGTGGCCGTGAAGGTGCAGCGACCAGGCCTGCGCGAGCAGATCACCCTGGATCTCTACATCGTGCGCAATATCGCCGCCTGGTTGAACACCAACATCGGTGTGATCCGCAGTGATCTCGTGGCCCTGATCGATGAACTGGGGCGCCGAGTGTTCGAGGAGATGGACTACCTGAATGAGGCCAGCAACGCCGAACGATTCAGCGAACTGCATCGGCATAACCCGCGCATCGCCGTTCCCCTCATCTTTAACGAAGCCACCAGCCGCCGGGTGCTCACCATGGAGTGGATCGATGGGGTGAAGCTCACCAATCTTGAGGCGGTGCGCAAGCTGGGGATCGATCCCGATGACATGGTGGAGGTGGGCGTGAGCTGCAGCCTCCAGCAGTTGCTCGAGCATGGTTTCTTCCATGCCGATCCCCACCCCGGCAATTTGCTCGCCCTTGAAGACGGCCGGCTCTGTTATCTCGATTTCGGGATGATGAGCGAGGTGACCAGAGAATCAAGAACCGGACTGATCCAAGCTGTGGTTCACCTCGTGAACCGCAATTTCGGAAAGCTGTCCAAGGATTTCGTCAACCTCGGATTCCTCGCGGAGGATGTGAATCTCGAGCCGATTGTTCCCGCCTTCGAAACCGTGTTCAGCCAGGCTCTCGAAGCCGGTGTGAGCCGAATGGATTTCAAAGCGGTCACCGACGACCTCTCTGGGGTGATGTACAAATTCCCCTTCAGGGTTCCTCCTTACTACGCGCTGATCATCCGTTCTCTGGTCACTCTGGAGGGCATCGCCCTCAGCGTGGATCCTGATTTCAAAATTCTCGGTGCCGCCTACCCGTATTTCGCAAGGCGACTGATGGAAGATCCCGATCCTCAGCTGCGTTTAAGTCTTCGAGAGATGCTGTTCGATGGCGACATCTTCCGCTGGACCCGTCTGGAAAATCTGGTCGCCAGCGCCGCCAGCCAGGATCAACTCGATCTGGATGCGCTGCTCGATCAAGTTCTCGATTTCCTCTTCTCAGCCAATGGCGGCATGCTGCGCCGTCAGTTGGTGGATGCCATTGCTGATCGCCTCGATGCCCTGAGTTGGATGACCCTGCAACGCATCGGACGACGCCTGCCACGCCCATTGCAACCGCCCTTGCTCCTGGAGGCAAGCGACAGCTTCGACCAGAGCACTTACCTCGATCTTGAGCCGGTCCGGCAACTCATCGCTGTTCTGCAGCAACTGCCTGGTTTCAGCCCTGATCTGGTGTTCAGCCGTCTGCCCCGTCTGATCCGTGAACCGGATGCAAGACGCATGGGCCTAGACCTGGCCCAAGGCTTAGCCGAACGAGGAGTTGTCCGTCTGGTGAAGGCAGCCGCTGGCGTCTCCCCCTAA
- a CDS encoding alpha/beta hydrolase has translation MPARSRLRHQALATGSALALTLLNCFQPLHAAEDVALVSGAFIRSISVADLAYLAETGKARGLLSDLLRLGKQDPQNVAKLLNQELDLPLVLTSRLMSTKIGDVILRRVAKIIYPLRVPEPSVSVPAIRAGVINGLQIGEGGLNMVKFLEAYPADVMEINLPALMAAIEKAESIAGLVKFFSDSPLDGLKESGQ, from the coding sequence ATGCCTGCACGTTCACGTTTGCGTCACCAAGCACTGGCTACGGGCTCAGCCCTGGCGCTCACGCTGCTGAACTGTTTTCAACCCCTTCATGCCGCTGAAGATGTCGCCCTGGTGAGCGGTGCCTTCATCCGATCCATCAGCGTGGCCGATCTCGCCTACCTAGCTGAAACCGGGAAAGCCCGGGGCTTGCTCTCCGATCTTCTGCGTCTTGGCAAACAAGATCCTCAAAACGTAGCCAAACTGCTGAATCAGGAATTGGATCTTCCGCTGGTGCTCACCAGCCGTCTGATGTCCACAAAGATTGGCGATGTGATCCTCAGGCGCGTCGCCAAAATCATTTACCCACTGCGCGTCCCTGAGCCTTCTGTGAGCGTTCCGGCCATTCGTGCTGGGGTGATCAACGGTCTGCAGATCGGTGAAGGTGGCCTCAACATGGTGAAGTTTTTGGAGGCCTATCCCGCAGACGTGATGGAGATCAATCTTCCAGCGCTTATGGCGGCCATCGAAAAGGCTGAATCCATCGCCGGGCTGGTGAAGTTCTTCTCAGACTCTCCGCTCGATGGCCTCAAGGAGAGCGGTCAGTAA